One segment of Glandiceps talaboti chromosome 21, keGlaTala1.1, whole genome shotgun sequence DNA contains the following:
- the LOC144451491 gene encoding protein SCO1 homolog, mitochondrial-like: protein MERLAKAARIGSNFARLRSVTLCLGVRQVVRQSTVVRLNCLYTQASGPKILSLHGFPVNTSQRIPTLSNVTSQHYSTEGSSAIVTSRHYSTEGSSARDDKEKGGGPVTWKSLLVTLAFGGFLLVGMKYVKKEKELAAEKERSRSLGKAAIGGDFEMIDHHGKPCSSKDFLGKWIIVYFGFTHCPDICPDELEKLCEAVDEINKIKVIPDVTPVFITIDPERDTPSLMADYVKEFHPTLVGLTGSKEQVDQAARAYRVYYSVGPKDEDNDYIVDHTIIMYLVNPDGQFIDYYGQNKNKSEIAASIAGHMRKYRQM from the exons ATGGAACGCCTTGCTAAAGCTGCGCGCATTGGATCAAATTTTGCACGCCTGAGAAGTGTAACGTTATGTCTCGGTGTCCGTCAAGTAGTCCGACAATCAACCGTAGTTCGACTGAACTGTCTGTACACACAGGCCAGTGGCCCAAAG ATTTTAAGTTTACATGGATTCCCTGTGAATACATCTCAAAGAATACCCACATTATCAAATGTGACAAGTCAACACTATAGTACAGAAGGCAGTAGTGCAATTGTGACAAGTCGACACTATAGTACAGAAGGCAGTAGTGCAAGAGATGATAAAGAGAAAGGTGGTGGG CCAGTTACATGGAAGTCATTACTTGTAACTCTTGCATTTGGAGGATTTCTCTTGGTTGGTATGAAGTATGTCAAGAAAGAAAAAGAGTTAG CTGCTGAGAAAGAAAGGTCACGTTCACTGGGCAAGGCAGCAATCGGAGGAGATTTTGAGATGATAGATCATCATGGAAAACCCTGTTCTAGCAAAGATTTTCTTGGAAAATGGATCAttgtttattttggttttacacATTGCCCGGATATCTGTCCTGATGAATTGGAGAAATTATGTGAAGCTGTAGACGAAATCA ACAAAATCAAGGTAATTCCAGATGTAACGCCAGTATTTATCACAATTGATCCAGAAAGAGATACACCTAGTCTTATGGCCGATTATGTCAAAG AGTTTCATCCTACATTAGTAGGATTGACGGGTAGTAAAGAACAAGTGGACCAAGCAGCAAGGGCATATAGAGTGTATTATAGTGTAGGACCTAAAGATGAAGATAATGATTACATA GTTGACCACACCATTATAATGTACCTTGTGAATCCTGATGGACAATTTATAGATTATTACGGACAAAACAAGAACAAATCTGAAATTGCTGCCAGTATAGCAGGACACATGAGAAAATACCGACAGATGTAA